Genomic DNA from Bacteroides zhangwenhongii:
TTCATAATATTTATTTTTAAAAAGAAAAGAAGATACTTCCTATACACAAAGATCCTACCTTTCTTTCTAACTATAATTTATTTCTGTTAATTGCCTATTATGTCAGTATAATTAAAATCTGGTCTTACCCCAAGCACTCGAATATATTCTGCACAGAAATTTTCATAACATTGTTTTGCCAGACCTTTTTTACCTAAATGATAAAGAGCGTAACACTTATTTTGTATAGCAGTTTCGTCTGTCGAATCACAACTTAACATTGTTTCTGATAACTTCAGTAAAAGCATCAAGTCTTTGCTCTTTTTTACAAACTCATAAGCATCCAATAACACATCTGATAATAAAATCAGATATTCAGACTTAAATTTATCTGCCCATTCTTCTGTAATATCAGGTAATAACTCTCCTCTACTCCCTAATTCGGCAATTTTATTTAATAGTCCTACATTTATTTCACTGCCTTCCTTTACCATTCTCAGTAAGTCGCAAATCTCAATATAATCACAATTCACTGATGAATCTATTGTCATATACCAATAACTGTTCTTATAGGCAATATTGATTCCGCCAATTTCCTTTAATAACAATCGGAGTTTACTTATATTCACATTTCTGTTATTAGTAGCATTACTCTTGTCCATATCCGACCAAAATATTTCATTTAGTTGTTCCGAGGTTATGCCATTAGCATTTTTATAGGAATATAACAACATATATACAAACAAACTACGTAATATAAGAGTAAATCGAGAAGTTATATCATGCCCTTCCGAATCATTTACCTGAAAACCTCCCAATAAACGAATAAAAGAGGGCTGAATTAATTCTTTTTCCTTCACTTCTACAGTATAAAATGAGTTTTCATCTCTTCTTACAACATTTTTCTGCTTTCTCTTCCATAATATAACTAACACTGCCAATGTTCCCCCAATTCCAATAATCAAAATCAACCATATCCAACCTGTTGAATGCTTTTCAGGAACAGATTGAAGTACGTCTGATAAGTGCAAAACAGGATACCCTAATGTATATACCTCGACACAAGTTTTTCCGATGCCATCCTGATATGCTAAAACAGTAACTAATTCAGTGGTACCTTGATTATAAAATAAAGTACAATAAGAACTGGTATCATGAAACTGATATGGTATAGAATCTGCCATATATGTTCGATCTGGTTTTTCAATTCCAAAACAGTTCAATCTGATTTGAGAAAATGCTCGATCATTAGCAAAAGAAAGTGCATAAATATGCTCTTTATCAAGATCTACTACCATTGCATTTCCAAATGCTTCCACCTTTGCATTAGAAAAAGTCCACAATTTTTGACTGCTCATCTTCTCAACATCTATGCAATGAAGATCATAATAATTCTCTGGGTTCCCTTCTTGTTTACCAGATTTGCTACCATACCCTCCTAACAATAAAACCTTATTATTTCCCAAATATCCCATTGCCGCTAAATAACGAGGTTCAATCAAATGAGCAAGATCCTTTTGCTGCCAAGATATTGAATCAATGGAATGCATGAACAAGACCGAACTATAACGATAAAATCCATAGCCACCAAAAAGTATAACTTTTGCCAAATCAGGAATATAGCAGCTACTATGATGCAGATACGAAAGAAGTATATCAGGAATAGCTCTTTCCCATTCATTTTTTTCAAAACTATAACGATTCAGTCGTTCTTGTTCTGCACTATAGGAAATCAACTCATCATGAACCGAATCATATACTAAACTGGAAGCAGCTGTAAAATAAGGATGCCCAGTATTTACAATAACAGTATCCAATCGTTCCCGTTCTATGGAATATTGGTAAATAGTATCCTTTAAGGCTATAAACACCCCCCCATCTGTCGGACGTTGATATGGAGCAAATTGAAGAGAAGTCCCCGGTATAATAAACGAAGCTTTTTTTCTCCACCGAATATGATGATCTATTTCCCAAATCCCATTTCGTACTGTAGCCCGGGAAGATTTAACCTCATCATAAACTTCATTATCTCCATGTTGTAATAAAGTCCATTTTCTCAAGAGTTCTCCTTTCAGATCTAAAATCCTTACATTACGCAAACTCATCGGAGCCACATCTGTACTTGGAAAAGATTGCCCGGTATGTAACCCAAAAGCTATACGAACATTATTCAATTGCGGCAACTTCACGGGAATACTCCATTCTTTTTCATTTAGAATACAGACAATTAATTGCTTTTTATAGTTTAACTTAAGTTCTACTTGAAACCAATCCGAACTATTGAATTTAGGAATCGAATCTAAGTGTGATATATCTACCAGACTTTGATTTCCTTTCATCAAAAATAATTGGCTGTGGCTCCATCCTTTATTGGACAACAAGTCAATATTTAATGTATCATTTAAAATAACACGAACAATATACCCATAATTATGCTCTTCATTGCGCAAATGAACATCAAAACCCAATGAAAAACCATCATGAAAAGAAAGTGGAGTATTCGGAGTTAAATTTAGCTCCGTCCGCTTTTCCGGAATCACTCTGTGAGCCTGGAAAAAGAGCCCTGTATTTGCCCTAACATACAGGACATTACATAAAAAAAATAACAGTAATATACAAACAATTGTACTTTTATTATTCATAGATTTTCATTATAAGAGAAACAAAAATATAGAATTATTTTTATATTAAATGTTAAATCATTCTTTTTCAAGGTAGCATTGCCAAATTTCATGTTTCTAGCTTATATGTACCATAAATTAAACCTCTTAAAATTATTAAAACAAGCCTTCCAGGAATACCCATATAAATATTAGGTAGTTTGGTACAAATCACGTAAATTTGTGCCTCAAATTGAAATAACAATATAAATCACTATAAATAAAAACTTTATCACTATGGAGTACAATTTCAGAGAAATTGAAAAGAAGTGGCAGAAAAGGTGGGTGGAAGAGAAAACCTACCAAGTTAAGGAAGACGATTCAAAGCAAAAATTTTATGTACTAAACATGTTCCCTTACCCGTCAGGAGCCGGACTACACGTAGGACATCCGTTGGGATACATTGCTTCGGATATTTATGCCCGTTACAAACGACTGCAAGGCTTCAATGTACTCAACCCGATGGGATATGACGCATACGGTCTGCCCGCAGAACAATATGCCATCCAGACCGGACAACACCCCGCTATCACTACTGTCAACAATATCAATCGCTACCGCGAACAGTTGGACAAGATCGGTTTCTCTTTTGACTGGAGCCGTGAAATCCGTACCTGCGATCCGGAATATTATCATTGGACACAATGGGCTTTCCAAAAAATGTTTAATAGCTACTATTGCAACGATGAACAAAAAGCACGTCCAATCGAAGAACTGGAGAAAGCTTTTGCAAGTCAAGGAACTGCAGGATTGAACGCTGCTTGCAGCGAAGAACTTAGCTTTACCGCTGAAGAATGGAATGCCAAGAGTGAAAAGGAACAGCAGGAAATCCTGATGAACTATCGCATTGCCTATTTGGGTGAAACGATGGTAAACTGGTGTGCCGAGCTAGGAACTGTATTGGCAAACGATGAAGTAGTGGACGGGGTCAGCGAACGTGGCGGCTATCCTGTCGTTCAGAAAAAGATGCGCCAATGGTGTCTGCGTGTATCCGCATACGCACAACGCCTGCTGGACGGATTGGACACTATCGACTGGACTGATTCACTGAAAGAAACTCAAAAGAACTGGATAGGCCGTTCGGAAGGTGCCGAAATACAATTCAAAGTAAAAGACAGCGATCTTGAATTTACTATCTTTACTACCCGTGCAGATACGATGTTCGGCGTTACCTTTATGGTATTGGCTCCGGAAAGCGAACTGGTAGCACAAGTCACTACTCCCGAACAGAAAGCGGAAGTAGATGCTTACCTCGACCGCACCAAGAAACGTACGGAGCGCGAACGTATCGCCGACCGTAGCGTTACCGGTGTATTCAGTGGAGCGTATGCCATCAATCCGTTTACCGGTGAAGCAGTACCTATTTGGATCAGTGATTACGTATTGGCAGGATATGGAACAGGAGCCATCATGGCTGTACCCGCTCACGATAGCCGCGACTATGCTTTTGCCAAACATTTCGGATTGGAAATCCGTCCGTTGGTAGAAGGGTGTGACGTTAGCGAAGAAAGTTTCGATGCAAAAGAAGGTATCGTCTGCAACTCTCCGCGCCCGGACGTAACTCCTTACTGTGACCTTTCTTTGAACGGATTGACTATCAAAGAAGCCATTGCAACAACCAAGAAATATGTGAAAAACCATAACTTGGGACGTGTGAAAGTAAACTATCGTTTGCGTGACGCTATCTTCTCACGCCAGCGTTATTGGGGAGAACCGTTCCCTGTCTATTATAAAGACGGAATGCCCTATATGATTGACGAAAGCTGTCTGCCATTGGAGCTTCCGGAAGTAGCTAAGTTCCTGCCTACCGAAACAGGCGAACCTCCATTGGGTCACGCTACCAAATGGGCGTGGGATACTGTAAACAAATGTATCACAGAAAACGAGAAGATCGACAATGTTACCATTTTCCCGTTAGAATTGAATACAATGCCCGGATTTGCCGGTTCTTCCGCTTACTATCTCCGTTATATGGATCCACGTAACCACAAAGCATTGGTTGACCCGAAAATAGACCAGTACTGGAAGAACGTAGATCTCTACGTAGGTGGTACCGAACATGCTACCGGACACTTGATTTACTCTCGTTTCTGGAATAAATTCCTGCATGATATAAACATTTCCGCTGTAGAAGAACCGTTCCTGAAATTGGTAAATCAAGGCATGATTCAAGGACGCAGCAATTTTGTATATCGTATCAAAGATACCAATACATTCGTTTCTCTGAATCTGAAAGATCAATATGACGTCACTCCGATCCATGTCGATGTGAATATCGTATCCAACGACATTCTCGATCTGGATGCATTCAAGGCATGGCGTCCTGAATATGCAACGGCAGAGTTTATTCTGGAAGACGGAAAATACGTTTGCGGATGGGCAGTTGAAAAGATGAGCAAATCCATGTTCAACGTAGTAAATCCGGATATGATTGTAGACAAATACGGTGCGGATACACTTCGTATGTATGAAATGTTCTTAGGTCCGGTGGAACAATCCAAACCTTGGGATACCAACGGAATAGACGGGGTACATCGCTTTATCCGTAAATTCTGGTCATTGTTCTACAGTCGTACAGACGAATATCTGGTAAAGGATGAACCTGCAACGAAAGAGGAACTGAAGAGTTTGCACAAACTGATTAAGAAAGTAACGGGAGACATCGAACAGTTCTCTTACAATACTTCTATCAGTGCATTCATGATTTGTGTAAATGAGCTTTTCAATCTGAAATGCAGCAAGAAAGAGATATTGGAACAGCTTGTTGTCGTTCTTGCTCCTTTTGCTCCCCACGTTTGCGAGGAGTTGTGGGATGTACTCGGACACAAAACTTCCGTATGTGATGCCGAATGGCCTGCATACAACGAAGAATATCTGAAAGAAGACACAATCAACTATACCATCTCTTTCAACGGAAAGGCACGTTTCAATATGGAATTTGCAGCAGATGAAACATCGGACGCTATTCAAGCGGCTGTATTGGCTGACGAACGTTCGCAAAAATGGATCGAAGGCAAGACACCGAAAAAGATTATCGTTGTCCCGAAGAAGATTGTAAACGTCGTACTTTAATTTGTCTCACCACAGATTACACGGATTTACACAGATAAATCACGAATTAATAAATCTGTGATAATCTGCGGTAATCTGTGGTGAAACTATCATATAAATCTACTTTTATGTATAAACTGGAAAAGGCGGAATTAATGAGAGAAGTGAAAGATTATATCTACATTACTCTCGGATTGATAAGTTATTCTTTGGGATGGGCGGCATTCTTACTACCCTACCAGATAACGACCGGTGGAACTACCGGTATCGGAGCTATTATTTATTATGCAACCGGATTTCCGATCCAATGGTCATATTTTATTATCAATGCAGTTCTGATGACATTTGCCATCCGTATGCTAGGTCCCCGATTCAGTATAAAGACTACATACGCCATCTTTATGCTGACATTCCTGCTTTGGCTTTTTCAGTTGATAGTCAACAATTATGTAGTGGCACCGGATATGACACTGGACGGCAAACCGTTATTGCTTGGACCCGGACAAGATTTCATGGCTTGTATTATCGGAGCAGCCATGTGCGGTGTAGGTTTGGGCATCACTTTCAATTATAACGGAAGTACCGGTGGAACGGATATCATTGCAGCCATCGTCAACAAATACAAAGATGTATCACTCGGAAGAATGATCATGATCTGTGACGTAGTTATCATCAGTTCCTGCTACTTTATATTCCATGACTGGCGCCGTGTTATCTTTGGTTTTGTCACACTGTTCATTATTGGTGTCGTATTAGACTGGATTATCAACAGTGCCCGTCAATCGGTTCAATTTCTTATCTTCTCAAAAAAATACGATGAAATAGCCGACCATATCATAAAAGATACCAATCGTGGGGTAACGGTACTCGACGGCACCGGATGGTATAGTAAAGGCGATGTAAAAGTATTGGTGGTACTCGCCAAGAAACGCCAGTCATTAGACATCTTCCGCATGGTAAAACGTATCGACCCGAATGCATTTATCTCACAAAGTTCCGTTATCGGAGTATATGGAGAAGGATTCGACAAGTTGAAATAATCAGTTGATTGTTATTGAATAACTCTATTGAAATAAAAAAGAATGATGAAACGCAAACTTGTATTTGCCACTAACAATGCCCATAAACTGGAAGAGGTAGCAGCCATTTTGGGAGATCAAATAGAATTGTTAAGCCTGAATGATATCGATTGCCACACAGATATTCCCGAAACAGCCGATACATTGGAAGGAAATGCGTTGCTGAAATCTTCCTTTATCTACAACAACTACGGTTTGAACTGCTTTGCGGACGACACCGGTCTGGAAGTGGAAGCATTAGGTGGAGCTCCCGGAGTCTATTCCGCACGTTATGCAGGTGGAGAAGGACATGACGCGCAAGCCAATATGCTTAAACTGCTCCACGAGTTAGAAGGAAAGGAAAATCGCAAAGCACAGTTCCGTACTGCTATCTCATTGATATTGGACGGTAAGAATTATCTTTTCGAAGGAATAATAAAAGGCGAGATAATCAAAGAGAAACGGGGTGAATCAGGCTTTGGATATGATCCTGTCTTTCAACCGGAAGGTTATGACAAGACTTTTGCCGAACTAGGAAATGATATAAAAAACAAAATAAGTCACCGTGCATTAGCCATACAAAAGCTCTGTGAGTTCTTACAACGCTAATAATCCATATTCCAACAATATATAAAGCACAGTAATTCACTCTGCTTGCTCATTAATTATATACTTCATACATCACGAAAAAGAAGTTTATAAATGCGGAGTTGGTAGTACAGCCAGTAAAGATAAAATAACCTGCAAAGACTATTTTATCTTTACTTTTAATATTCTCCTATATTTTATTCTGCTTTGATTTCAATAACACGACTATTCAACTGTCGTGTAGTGAAAACGTTCAAACCGACATTCATCAGATATTCACCGGAGAAAAGCTGACCATTATCTTTCAAAGAAGAACTACTACCAGACATCATGTTAATTTCCTTCACACGATACATCTGATCCGAATTCAGTCCTTGTAAACGGACAGGTAATGTTTTTTCTCCATAACGAGGATGAATATCAAAAGCAAAAACCACGGCTGTTTTCTTATCTTTCCCCACATACATGGAAGAAGTATGGTTGCTGCCATAAGGAGAAACAAGACGATACAAATCACCATCAAGAATAACAGGCTTCAAGCGATTATAGTTCTTGACTGCCTGAACACAATACAAGTGATCGCTCTGACTCATATCATCCAACTTAATATCAAATCCCAATTTACACATCATAGCAACATCCGTACGGAACTTAATGCTGGTTCCACGATTCCAAGTGGTAACATGAGCACACAGTGTTTTACTGGGAAATACCTGCGAAAATCCCCATTGAATAAAAAGACGTTCGATAGGATCAGTATTGTCGCTTGGCCAAAACTCTGTAAAATATTTCAAGGCTTCATAATCAGAACGTCCGCCACCACCGGAACACAACATCATAGGAAGATCAGGGTACTTCGCCTTGATTCTGTCCAACACTTTATAGAGTCCACGCACATAATCAATATACAAATGAGACTGGTTTTCTTTCAGATACATTGAATAAATGTTTGTAATAGGACTATTGCAATCCCATTTGAAGAAAGCAATACCCGGATACTTGGTCATCAACTTATCTACCACGCCGAATACATGATCCTGCACTTTCGGATTACTAAGATCAAGCACCATTTGGTTACGGAAATAATATTCATCACGGTTAGGCAGATGAATCACCCAATCTTTATGGTTTTCATAAAGCTCGCTCTTGGGATTCACCATCTCCGGCTCTATCCACAAACCGAATTTAATGCCTTTCTTTTGTGATTCTTCGACAAGACGTCCGATTCCGTTCGGAAGTTTGTCTGCCGTTTCTTCCCAGTCACCCAATCCCTGACGGTCACTGCTACGAGGATACTTATTAGCAAACCAGCCGTCATCCAACAGAAACATATCCACTCCCAATTTGGTAGCCTCATCTATCAGACCGATCAGTTTATTTTCATCGAAATTAAAATAAGTCGCTTCCCAATTATTTAATAAAGTCATGCGTGTTTCACCACCCTTCTTTACCTGATGATTGCGTGCCCAATCATGAAAACTACGGCTGGCCTCACCCTTACCCTGACAACTATAAGTGAAATAGAAATCCGGAGTACGGAAAACTTCGTTGGCGGGAAGTTTATATTCAGAAGCATACGGGTTAATACCACTGATGATGCGCAACTCGTTTTTATTGTCCACCTCGAAAATAAAACGGAAATTGCCTGTCCATCCCAAAGTACCTACAAGCACTTCACCTGCATTCTCCTGTGAAGGATTACCTAAAGACAGTTGGAAGAAAGGAGAAACAAACAAATTGGCACGTGTGCCCAATTTTGTATCCACCACTTTCTTACCAAAATCCAGTTCCCTTTCAGTTATATTGGCTTCATGTGCCCAGTCACCGGAAAATTCAGTCAGAAAATATCTGCTACTATTCAGGTGCAGCATGGAAGAAGCGTATTTGCTGAGGATAACAGGTTTCTTCTCCTGATGGTTGATTTCACTGAAAGTACGGATGACATTCTCTTTGCCGTAAGCTATATAATGAAGCTTCACCGTAACGGGGTATTTATCATCCTTGAGTGTAATCACCGTCTCGTTGACTCCGTCACCTTTCGGTTCGTTCGAATGCTCCACATACTTAAGAAGCAATGAAGAGTTGTTATCATTATGCCGCATGTGGATAGCCGGTTCAAAGTAATCTTCCATACCATGAGTCAGATAAGCTTCGGTTCCCTGCGGAAGAAATTGTATATCAGAGTCATGGTTCAGTCTTTTACCAAGATACTTCTGATACAAACGCCCGTTATCCCCCACCTGATAGATCAGGCTGGTCCGTTCTGTTTCTATCTTAATTAGAGGCCTATCGGAAGCCTGTAAAATAGAAACAGAACCCAATAACAAAAAAAATAAGAATGATTTTAGTTTCATAGTATATTAGATTCTAAATTTTATAATCCCAGCTTAGCCGAAATCTCCAACATCCGTTGAATCGGCTTCACAGCTTTCTTCGCTACCTCCGGATCCACCGTAATTTCCGGTGATTCATTCTTCAGACACTCATACAGCTTCTCTAACGTATTCAACCGCATAAAGCTACATTCATTACAGCCGCACGTACTATCATTCGGAGGAGCGGGAATAAACACTGTTTGCGGACACTTCTTCTGCATCTCATGCAAGATACCTGATTCGGTAGCCACAATATATGTATTTTCGGGATGATTCACGGCGTATTTCAACAGGGCAGCCGTAGAACCTACTACATCCGCCAGTTTCAGTACCGTACTCTTACATTCGGGATGTGCCAGCACCAATGCTTCGGGATGTTGTGCTTTCAGCTCCACAATCTTTTCAACAGAGAACTGTTCGTGCACATGGCAGGCTCCGTCCCAAAGTAACATATTGCGGTTCGTAACTGAGTTGATATAATTTCCCAAATTCCTATCCGGACCAAAAATTATTTTCTCATCTTTGGGGAAGCTTTCCACGATCTGCTTCGCATTAGTGGAAGTCACCACTACATCCGTTACCGCTTTCACGGCAGCTGTCGTATTGACGTACGAAATAACGGTGTATCCGGGATGCTCTTTGACAAACTGCGCAAACTTATCCGCCGGACAACTGTCTGCCAACGAACAGCCTGCCGCCATATCGGGAACCAATACTTTTTTCTCCGGACAAAGAACCTTTGCCGTTTCACCCATAAAGTGAACACCGCACATCACGATGATGTCTGCTTTCGTTTTCGCCGCCCATTGGGCCAATGCCAAACTGTCACCAACGTAATCGGCGATATCTTGTATCTCACCCTTCTGGTAGTAGTGCCCCAGAATGATTGCATTCTTCTCTTTCTTCAGCTCGTTTATAGCTTTTATTAGTTCATTCATTATTATATTCTTTTTTCCTTCTTTTAAAAAAAATCCTTTGTTAGTGATGATAGCCTGTTAATAATGTTAGCAAATAAATACGATTTTCCTTGCCTGATAAGTTATTAGTTCATACTTCTGCTTTATGAGTCCGTTATAAACTGAATAAATAAGAAGATATCTTATCCTACTTGCTTTATTATCAATGGAAATATCCCCAAATTGAAGTTATATATTAACTCCCTGTTGATAAAGTGCAAAGTTAAAAACTTTATGGATATAAACAGGCAGATAAGTGCTGAAAAATATGTTTATGTCTGTGTAGAAAGTTTAGAGTTTATTTTTTGGAATGTTCATAAAGAAGCCTCCTTATATCTTCTTTTGAATAATGCAAGAATTATTTTTCAAAATCTTTGCCGATAGTTTTGACAGGTTTTAAACCGTTATCAACATCTCTGTTAACAGAAAAGAGTTACCTTTGCGACAAGAACGCAATATAAAGGAAACAAGAACATCATATAAAGAAAAGACGTATGCGTAAACTAAAAATAACAGAGTTGAACCGTATTAGTGCCGAAGAGTTCAAACAAGCCGAAAAACTGCCTTTGGTAGTGGTGCTGGACGATATTCGTAGTCTGCATAATATAGGTTCCGTATTTCGTACATCGGATGCATTCCGTATTGAATGTATCTACCTTTGTGGCATAACGGCCACTCCTCCACACCCCGAAATGCATAAGACGGCTTTGGGGGCTGAGTTCACTGTCGATTGGAAGTATGTTAATAACGCTGTTGATGCGGTTGATAACCTCCGGAAAGAGGGGTATGTTGTCTATTCCGTAGAACAGGCGGAAGGAAGCATTATGTTGGATAAGCTCGAATTGGATAAGACCAAAAAATACGCCATTGTGATGGGAAATGAAGTGAAAGGAGTGCAGCAGGAGGTTATCAACCATTCGGATGGCTGTATAGAAATTCCCCAATACGGAACCAAACACTCCTTGAATGTTTCGGTAACCACCGGGATTGTCATTTGGGATTTGTTCAAGAAACTACGTTAAGAACACAATTCCGTATTGGTTAATAAATGGTTGATAACTGGTTTATTATTTAGTTAATTCTCTGATTATTAAAGGTTTTTATTTTGTTAATAACTATCCGGTAACTTTAATGTGAATAGCTGTTAGAACAGTTATTAATAAGTTGCTTGTCAGTTGTTAATAGCTGAGTTTTCAACTGTTAATACTTGACAGGTCAGTTATTAATACTTGAAAACTCAATTATTAATAGCCGGCAATTCGGTTATCAACAGTTGAGTTAATAGCTTCTGTGAATTAGTGGATAATGTATCAGATTTGTCCGTTCTCCACCATCAACACCACACGTTCTGTTAGCTTGTCCTCTCCTTGCGGATCATATTCCTTTTTCAGGCTAGCACCGAACAATGCGGCAAATGCCTGATAGAATCCTGCTTTGAAAGGTCCCATAAATGCTTTCACCAGTTCATAACTGGTTTGGTTACTTTGGCGGTCTATTAGCTTTATCAACAATTTCCCTTGTGCGAAAGAGAGTTTTTTCATTCGGGCGGTATATTGCTCTTTCAACCCTTTTTCTACTCGTTTGATGTGTTTTTGGCGTGCTTTTTCATTGGGCAGAGTTTGAAGATATTCGTAAGTTTCGATGATAGCCTGGTTGATTTCTTTAGAGATAGGATATACCTTTTTCACGTTGCGTATGAGGCGATAGTACTCTCTACGTTCTTTTTCATTCTTGAATTTCAGCGGACGGAAGATATACACAGTTCTTAACTGGACACATGGAATCGTATCTCCATTGTAGATACACATGGGAACCAAGTATCCATTGATGCTTTGCTTTTCCTGCGCCTGCGTTTTCAGCGAATAGCAAACGATGGCAAACAGTGTCATTACTACTATGTTAAGCCTTCTTTTCACGGTACAAAAATAGAACTAAAATTTTATTATTTAGTCTTTTCACAAAGATGTTAACCTATTTAAAGTATCTTTGCGCCCTTGTCTGCAAAGAAAGCAAGGAATAAAATACTTTTTATTGATGAAAACTACTCAACTAATCCGGTTGATAAGTATTATAAACAGCTTGTTCATAATTCCTGCTTGTAGTGCTCAAAACCCCACTGAAAGTCTTTTAGAGGATATTCTCGAAGATTTATCTGTTAATAATGATATTGATAACTCTGTGAATACCTTGAATTTGGAAAATGAATTGGAAGAACTTTCCAGCCGTTTGAAAGAACCGGTTAATTTGAATATCGCCACTCGTGAACAACTTGAACAATTTCCTTTTCTGAGCGATATTCAGATCGAACATTTGTTGGCATATATCTATATTCACGGACAGATGAAAACCATTTATGAACTTCAGTTGGTAGAGGATATAGACAGGCAGACTATCCAGTATCTATTGCCTTTTGTTTATGTAGAAGCTATTAACAATGAACCTGCTTTTCAGTGGAAAACCATGTTGAAAAGTGCAGCTAAATATGGTAAGCATGAAGTGCTAACCCGCATGGATATACCGTTTTATAAGCGTAAAGGTTATGAACATACCTATCTGGGACCTTCTGTTTATAACTCTGTGAAATATGGTTTTCGATATAGTGATCGGCTTTATGCGGGAGTGGTTGGCGAGAAAGATGCGGGAGAGCCTTTCGGAGCTTTGCATAATCGGTACGGCTATGATTATTATTCTTTTTATCTGCTGTTGAAAAACTGTGGTCGGTTGAAAACATTAGCTGTTGGTAACTATCGGTTAAGTTTCGGTCAAGGGCTAGTGGTTAGTACGGATTATCTGATGGGGAAAACGATCTATGCTTCTTCTTTCAATAATCGTAGTGGTGGAATAAAGAAACACTCTTCTACGGACGAATACAATTACTTTCGGGGAGTGGCGGCTACGGTGAGTGTAGATAATCATTGGGATGTTTCCGCATTTTATTCACATCGGAAAAAGGATGGAGTGCTAACCGACGGAGAGATTACATCTATTTATAAAACCGGACTGCATCGGAGCCGGAAAGAAGCGGATAAGCGGAACTTGTTCACATTACAGTCGGCAGGTGGAAATATAACTTATCAACAGAACCGTATCAAGTTGGGTATCACCGGTATTTACTATGTTTTCAACCGACCGTATGAACCGGAATTAACAGGCTATTCCAAATACAATCTTCATGGGAATAACTTTTATAACTTGGGAGTAGATTATGCTTATCGCTGGCATCGTTTTTCTTTTCAGGGAGAGACGGCGATGGGAAAACAAGGTTGGGCTTCTTTGAACCGTTTGCAATATTCACC
This window encodes:
- a CDS encoding YitT family protein — translated: MYKLEKAELMREVKDYIYITLGLISYSLGWAAFLLPYQITTGGTTGIGAIIYYATGFPIQWSYFIINAVLMTFAIRMLGPRFSIKTTYAIFMLTFLLWLFQLIVNNYVVAPDMTLDGKPLLLGPGQDFMACIIGAAMCGVGLGITFNYNGSTGGTDIIAAIVNKYKDVSLGRMIMICDVVIISSCYFIFHDWRRVIFGFVTLFIIGVVLDWIINSARQSVQFLIFSKKYDEIADHIIKDTNRGVTVLDGTGWYSKGDVKVLVVLAKKRQSLDIFRMVKRIDPNAFISQSSVIGVYGEGFDKLK
- the leuS gene encoding leucine--tRNA ligase codes for the protein MEYNFREIEKKWQKRWVEEKTYQVKEDDSKQKFYVLNMFPYPSGAGLHVGHPLGYIASDIYARYKRLQGFNVLNPMGYDAYGLPAEQYAIQTGQHPAITTVNNINRYREQLDKIGFSFDWSREIRTCDPEYYHWTQWAFQKMFNSYYCNDEQKARPIEELEKAFASQGTAGLNAACSEELSFTAEEWNAKSEKEQQEILMNYRIAYLGETMVNWCAELGTVLANDEVVDGVSERGGYPVVQKKMRQWCLRVSAYAQRLLDGLDTIDWTDSLKETQKNWIGRSEGAEIQFKVKDSDLEFTIFTTRADTMFGVTFMVLAPESELVAQVTTPEQKAEVDAYLDRTKKRTERERIADRSVTGVFSGAYAINPFTGEAVPIWISDYVLAGYGTGAIMAVPAHDSRDYAFAKHFGLEIRPLVEGCDVSEESFDAKEGIVCNSPRPDVTPYCDLSLNGLTIKEAIATTKKYVKNHNLGRVKVNYRLRDAIFSRQRYWGEPFPVYYKDGMPYMIDESCLPLELPEVAKFLPTETGEPPLGHATKWAWDTVNKCITENEKIDNVTIFPLELNTMPGFAGSSAYYLRYMDPRNHKALVDPKIDQYWKNVDLYVGGTEHATGHLIYSRFWNKFLHDINISAVEEPFLKLVNQGMIQGRSNFVYRIKDTNTFVSLNLKDQYDVTPIHVDVNIVSNDILDLDAFKAWRPEYATAEFILEDGKYVCGWAVEKMSKSMFNVVNPDMIVDKYGADTLRMYEMFLGPVEQSKPWDTNGIDGVHRFIRKFWSLFYSRTDEYLVKDEPATKEELKSLHKLIKKVTGDIEQFSYNTSISAFMICVNELFNLKCSKKEILEQLVVVLAPFAPHVCEELWDVLGHKTSVCDAEWPAYNEEYLKEDTINYTISFNGKARFNMEFAADETSDAIQAAVLADERSQKWIEGKTPKKIIVVPKKIVNVVL
- a CDS encoding non-canonical purine NTP diphosphatase, with the protein product MKRKLVFATNNAHKLEEVAAILGDQIELLSLNDIDCHTDIPETADTLEGNALLKSSFIYNNYGLNCFADDTGLEVEALGGAPGVYSARYAGGEGHDAQANMLKLLHELEGKENRKAQFRTAISLILDGKNYLFEGIIKGEIIKEKRGESGFGYDPVFQPEGYDKTFAELGNDIKNKISHRALAIQKLCEFLQR